Genomic segment of Synechococcus sp. A18-25c:
AGTGCCACTTCACGGGGCTCGCCTTCCTCCAGCAGGTACTTCCCGCCCATCAGTCCCTGCAGTTCTGGAAATTCGCCCACCATCTGGCTGACCAGATCGTGTTTGCAGAGATGGGCTGCCCGGCGCGCATGGCCAGCGAGGGTGTTGTTGATGTTGAGTGCCTCCACTAGCTGATCCATCACCCAACGAATCCGCTCGCTGCGGTCCAGAAGACTGCCCAGGCCTTCGGCAAAGGTGACACGATCCAGCGCTTGGCGACGGTCTTCGCAAGGCTGTCGTCGATCCACCGTGAGGAAGAACTCTGCATCGGCGAGACGGGCCCCGAGCACGCGCTGATTACCACTCACGATCGTTGAGGAAGCATCCGGCAGCCCATTGCTCACCAGCAGATAATCCGACAACAGAACACTGCGCGCCTCAAGCTGCAACGGATCGGCGCTGGCCTCCAGGCGTTTCAGCGGCACGTAGCGCTGATGCGACTGCATCACGGTGACGATCACTTCAGGGGGGAGATCGAGATAGCGGTCAGCGATTTCACCTTTGAGAACTCGCGGCGCTTCAACCAGATCCACCAGCTCCTCAAACAAGCCCTGAGGACAATCCGCTTCACCCCCGCAGGCAACTGCTTGATCAGCGATCGAAGATCGAATGCTTTCGGCCCGCTCCTGACGATCCACCACGACGCCCGCCGCGGCCAGCTGGGAGCGCAACTCTTCCGCTGAACGGATCTCGTCTAATTCTTGATGCAGACGATGGCCACGGCTGCGACGGCCGCTATGGACAACGGGATCGGAAGACGCCAGGGTGACGGGAACCACGGCATCGCCCAGCAGCGCGACGAGCCAGCGCACTGGACGACTGAAGCGCTGCTCACCGCTGCCCCAGCGCATGAATCGCCGGCCCTGAAGCCCATCGATCCACTGGGGAATGCAGGACTGAAGCAAGGCACAGCTGTCCTGACCGGGCGTGCAGACCCGGGCGAAGAGGCAGGGGCCCTTCGGCGTGTCACGGGCTTCCAGCTCCTGAGGATCCACACCACAGCGTTTGGCAAAGCCGATGGCTGCTGGCCCTGGCTGCCCATCCACGAGAGCCTGGGAGACGGGAGGGCCTTTGCGATCTTCCTCAAGATCAGGCTGTGCGTCGATCAGATCCCGCACTTCAACCAGAAGACGCCGCGGCGTTCCCGTCACCGTTAGAGCACCGTGATCAAGCCGCAGCTCCTTCAAATCGCTGCGAACACGTCGCTCCAATTGCTCAAGAGCGGAGCGCACAAAATCTGCCGGAAGTTCCTCGGTACCGATCTCGAGCAGAAACGTGTTCGCCAACTCACGTGCCAATGCAATTTGCGACTTTATTGGACGCCGCTTCGCTAATTTCAAAGAGAACGACATTGCACGTGTGAGCAAAGGTGTGACAGCTACCTCCAGCAAGCAGGCAGTTGCCATCCACACGGCATTGGATGGTCCTGCCGATCGGACGGAGTCGATCGATACGGCACTTTCAAAAGCTGAAAAACGCAAGCTATACAGCGGCCATCTGCGTGAACCTCTGCTCACAGAGTTGGGCAACGAAGAGATTCGCTTCAGTGAAGACGCGGTTCAGCTGCTCAAGTTCCACGGCAGCTACCAGCAAAACCACCGCGAGCTGCGCAAGACCGACAAGGTTCGTTGCTGGCAGATGATGCTGCGGCTACGCAATCCGGGAGGACGAATTCCCGCCGATCTATTCGCTGCTCTGGATGATCTTTCCGATCGCTACGGCAATGGGACCCTTCGCACCACCACGCGTCAGGCCTTTCAGATGCACGGCGTGCCTAAGGCGGATCTCAAAACGGTGATCGGCACAATCATCAGCAATCTGGGTTCGACCCTGGCGGCCTGCGGAGACATCAACCGCAATGTGATGGCACCAGCAGCTCCCTTTGAAAAAGGTGCTTACCCGGCAGCCCGGAAGCTCGCTGATGAAATCGCTGATCTGCTCAGCCCTGAAGCCGCTGAGGGGTCGTATCTCGACATGTGGATCGATGGCGATCACAGCTACCGATTCCAACCCACCTCAGCCGTGCGCAAAGCACGCACCCGGCAACACGAGGGCGGGGTGTACTCAGGCAGTGATGCCGAACCGCTCTATGGCGACACCTACCTTCCACGCAAATTCAAGGTTGCTGTCACTGTTCCTGGAGACAACTCAGTCGATCTGCTGACGCAAGACATCGGTCTGGTGGCGTTTGCTGATCCCTCCGGTGCCTTGAAAGGCTGCAACGTGTATGTGGGTGGTGGCATGGGCCGAACACACAACCAAGACGACACCTTTGCCCGCACCGCTGATCCCCTCGGCTACGTGAAGGCGGACGACATTTTTGATCTGCTGCAGTCGATCATGGCGTTGCAGCGTGATCACGGTGACCGTGAGGTGCGCAAGCACGCGCGGATGAAATACCTGCTTCACAACAAGGGAATCAGCTGGTTCCGCTCCACCCTCAAATCGACCTATTTCAAGGGTGAACTGAAGGGTCTCCGGCTAGAACCACGCCCCAAACTGGAGGACTACCTGGGATGGCATCGCCAGAAGAAGGGGCTGTGGTTCGTGGGTCTCCCCCTGACCTGCGGGAGGCTCGAAGGTGAGGTCAAGACTGGCCTCCGCAAGTTAGTGCAGACCTATCAGCTGGAAGTGCGTCTGACCGCCAACCAGGATCTGTTGCTGTGCAACATCGGAGCGCCCCAGAAACCCGCTATCAAAGCGGCCTTAGACGCCTTGGGATTTGAACTCCCAGGTGAGCCGGCACCACTGGCCCGGCATGCCATGGCCTGTCCAGCACTGCCCACCTGCGGACTGGCCATCACGGAGGCTGAA
This window contains:
- the glyS gene encoding glycine--tRNA ligase subunit beta, yielding MANTFLLEIGTEELPADFVRSALEQLERRVRSDLKELRLDHGALTVTGTPRRLLVEVRDLIDAQPDLEEDRKGPPVSQALVDGQPGPAAIGFAKRCGVDPQELEARDTPKGPCLFARVCTPGQDSCALLQSCIPQWIDGLQGRRFMRWGSGEQRFSRPVRWLVALLGDAVVPVTLASSDPVVHSGRRSRGHRLHQELDEIRSAEELRSQLAAAGVVVDRQERAESIRSSIADQAVACGGEADCPQGLFEELVDLVEAPRVLKGEIADRYLDLPPEVIVTVMQSHQRYVPLKRLEASADPLQLEARSVLLSDYLLVSNGLPDASSTIVSGNQRVLGARLADAEFFLTVDRRQPCEDRRQALDRVTFAEGLGSLLDRSERIRWVMDQLVEALNINNTLAGHARRAAHLCKHDLVSQMVGEFPELQGLMGGKYLLEEGEPREVALAVAEHYQPAGAGEAPPSSDAGALLALAERLELLFSIFAKGERPTGSSDPYALRRAGNGIVQILWDRGWRLPLQTLFSQAASHWAERFPAFQVEATSLADDLGQLLRQRMVSQFEEDGFPIDLVQAVSGEGVTNERLLQDPVDARERLLLLRQLRVTGQLQAVQAVVQRAARLAEKGDLPATQLTPAEVVDAGLFDSPSEAGLMAALESLSPLAEACDYGGLAAGLQAAAVALEAFFDGEQSVMVMADDASVRRNRLNLLGVLRNQASVLARFDNIQA
- a CDS encoding NADPH-dependent assimilatory sulfite reductase hemoprotein subunit, translating into MDGPADRTESIDTALSKAEKRKLYSGHLREPLLTELGNEEIRFSEDAVQLLKFHGSYQQNHRELRKTDKVRCWQMMLRLRNPGGRIPADLFAALDDLSDRYGNGTLRTTTRQAFQMHGVPKADLKTVIGTIISNLGSTLAACGDINRNVMAPAAPFEKGAYPAARKLADEIADLLSPEAAEGSYLDMWIDGDHSYRFQPTSAVRKARTRQHEGGVYSGSDAEPLYGDTYLPRKFKVAVTVPGDNSVDLLTQDIGLVAFADPSGALKGCNVYVGGGMGRTHNQDDTFARTADPLGYVKADDIFDLLQSIMALQRDHGDREVRKHARMKYLLHNKGISWFRSTLKSTYFKGELKGLRLEPRPKLEDYLGWHRQKKGLWFVGLPLTCGRLEGEVKTGLRKLVQTYQLEVRLTANQDLLLCNIGAPQKPAIKAALDALGFELPGEPAPLARHAMACPALPTCGLAITEAERALPAVLDRLDALLQRLEIDQPLLVRMTGCPNGCARPYMAELGLVGSGVNQYQLWLGGTPNLQTLARPFLQKMPLDQLESTLEPLLINWKQCGVRRSFGAHINRLGDQSVHQLLGTEA